A single Streptomyces sp. Edi2 DNA region contains:
- the ddaH gene encoding dimethylargininase codes for MPSKHALVRRPGPRLAEGLVTHIERHPVDPVLALRQWEAYVQVLRDHGWHTVEAGPADDCPDAVFVEDALVMFRNVALLARPGAGVRRAEVPGARAAVEALGCSVNEIREPGTLDGGDVLKVGDTLYVGRGGRTNAEGIRQLRAVFEPLGARVVAVPVSRVLHLKSAVTALPDGTVIGYPPLVDDPAAFTRFLPVPEESGAHVVLLGGGALLMAASAPKSAELFTDLGYQPVAVDISEFEKLEGCVTCLSVRLRELYV; via the coding sequence ATGCCCAGCAAGCACGCGCTCGTCCGCCGTCCCGGCCCCCGCCTCGCCGAGGGCCTGGTGACCCATATCGAACGGCATCCGGTCGACCCCGTGCTCGCCCTGCGCCAGTGGGAGGCCTACGTCCAGGTGCTGCGCGACCACGGCTGGCACACCGTCGAGGCCGGTCCCGCCGACGACTGCCCCGATGCGGTCTTCGTCGAGGACGCCCTGGTGATGTTCCGCAATGTGGCGCTGCTCGCCCGCCCCGGCGCCGGCGTCCGCAGGGCCGAGGTGCCCGGCGCCCGCGCGGCCGTGGAGGCGCTCGGCTGCTCCGTCAACGAGATCCGGGAGCCCGGCACCCTCGACGGCGGTGACGTCCTGAAGGTCGGCGACACCCTCTACGTCGGCCGCGGCGGCCGCACCAACGCCGAGGGCATACGCCAACTCCGCGCCGTCTTCGAACCGTTGGGGGCCCGCGTGGTCGCCGTACCGGTGAGCCGGGTGCTGCACCTCAAGTCCGCGGTGACCGCCCTCCCCGACGGCACCGTCATCGGCTATCCGCCCCTGGTCGACGACCCCGCCGCCTTCACCCGCTTCCTGCCCGTCCCCGAGGAATCCGGTGCCCATGTCGTGCTGCTCGGCGGCGGCGCCCTGCTGATGGCCGCCTCCGCACCCAAGAGCGCGGAGCTCTTCACCGACCTGGGGTATCAGCCGGTCGCTGTGGACATCAGCGAGTTCGAGAAGCTGGAGGGCTGTGTGACCTGCCTGTCCGTGAGGCTGCGCGAGCTGTATG
- a CDS encoding GntR family transcriptional regulator, producing the protein MSPQTLTLTIDPAAAAAPFEQVRTQIADQARDGGLPVGYKLPTVRGLAEDIGLAANTVAKAYRALETDGVIETRGRNGSFIAAAGEAADKEAAAAAESYAHRARRLGLDHRAALAAVENALRATYPDA; encoded by the coding sequence GTGTCCCCGCAGACCTTGACCCTCACCATCGATCCGGCGGCGGCCGCCGCGCCGTTCGAGCAGGTACGCACCCAGATCGCGGACCAGGCCAGGGACGGCGGCCTCCCGGTCGGCTACAAACTCCCCACCGTCCGCGGCCTGGCCGAAGACATCGGCCTGGCCGCCAATACCGTCGCCAAGGCCTACCGCGCCCTGGAGACCGACGGGGTGATCGAGACCCGGGGCCGCAACGGCAGCTTCATCGCGGCGGCCGGGGAGGCCGCGGACAAGGAAGCCGCCGCGGCCGCCGAGAGCTACGCCCACCGCGCCCGGCGCCTCGGCCTGGACCACCGTGCCGCCCTCGCCGCCGTCGAGAACGCCCTGCGCGCGACCTACCCCGACGCCTGA
- a CDS encoding GNAT family N-acetyltransferase: protein MTPTVRDYRPADAKAVADLRRAVLPYRLATPQGIAWEVSTAPAAQCLRLFVAQRDGRIVGAVQAGMLHDAQAPGQAAVSLQVHPGHRGRGTGHALLTAAEDHLFAAGADRIFVRAADEPGTPAFAQRHGYRRARPAHYLRLDLTSCGLPPLPSALPSGVRLRTGADFEADPRLLYAADTEVTADEPGEVTVDAMAYEDWLLHTWEHPDIDLDLTSVVTVDGKIASFALAATDGDARYSSAMTGTRRAFRGRGLARLAKAFSLHRARDAGCAEAFTHNDAGNTAMLALNRAFGYRPFAATWRYVRERAAD, encoded by the coding sequence ATGACACCTACCGTGCGCGACTACCGCCCTGCCGACGCCAAGGCCGTCGCCGACCTGCGGCGGGCCGTTCTGCCCTACCGGCTCGCCACCCCGCAGGGCATCGCCTGGGAGGTCTCCACCGCCCCCGCGGCGCAGTGTCTGCGGCTGTTCGTCGCGCAACGGGACGGCCGGATCGTCGGCGCGGTCCAGGCCGGGATGCTGCACGACGCCCAGGCCCCCGGCCAGGCCGCGGTGTCCCTTCAGGTCCACCCGGGACACCGTGGCCGGGGTACCGGCCATGCCCTGCTGACGGCGGCCGAGGACCACCTCTTCGCGGCAGGCGCCGACCGGATCTTCGTCCGGGCGGCCGACGAGCCCGGCACCCCGGCCTTCGCGCAGCGCCACGGCTACCGCCGTGCCCGCCCGGCCCACTACCTGCGCCTCGACCTCACGTCCTGCGGCCTGCCACCACTCCCCTCCGCGCTGCCCTCCGGCGTCCGGCTGCGCACCGGCGCGGACTTCGAGGCCGACCCGCGCCTGCTGTACGCCGCGGATACCGAAGTCACCGCCGACGAACCGGGCGAGGTGACCGTCGACGCCATGGCCTACGAGGACTGGCTGCTGCACACCTGGGAACACCCCGATATCGACCTGGACCTGACCTCGGTGGTGACCGTGGACGGGAAGATCGCCTCCTTCGCCCTGGCCGCAACGGACGGTGACGCCCGCTACTCCTCCGCCATGACCGGCACCCGCCGCGCCTTCCGCGGCCGGGGCCTGGCCCGGCTGGCCAAGGCCTTCTCCCTCCACCGCGCCCGCGACGCCGGCTGCGCCGAGGCCTTCACCCACAACGACGCCGGCAACACGGCGATGCTCGCCCTCAACCGCGCCTTCGGCTACCGGCCGTTCGCCGCGACGTGGCGGTATGTGCGGGAAAGGGCCGCGGACTGA
- a CDS encoding class I SAM-dependent methyltransferase yields the protein MSTDAPADPALLPSAGLPNPPAGQGESALPTADAAYWEEAAASFDDEPDHGLRDTAVRSAWAARLRSWLPSAPAAVLDLGCGTGSLALLAAEQGHRVTGVDRSPRMIAQARGKLAGHDAAFLVGDATEPPVGEQRFDAVLVRHVLWALPGPSAVLRHWAGLLAPGGRLVLVEGRWGEAEPIGIPAGELAALVEPLAAHTRVDDLSHDPVLWGKEVADERYALIAELPPGIPK from the coding sequence ATGAGTACCGACGCGCCCGCCGACCCGGCCCTCCTGCCCTCCGCCGGCCTTCCCAACCCCCCTGCCGGCCAGGGGGAATCGGCCCTGCCGACCGCCGACGCCGCCTACTGGGAAGAAGCCGCCGCCTCCTTCGACGACGAGCCCGACCACGGCCTTCGCGACACCGCCGTCCGCTCCGCCTGGGCCGCCCGGCTGCGCTCCTGGCTCCCGTCCGCTCCCGCCGCCGTCCTCGACCTGGGATGCGGCACGGGAAGCCTGGCCCTGCTCGCCGCCGAGCAGGGCCACCGGGTCACGGGCGTCGACCGCTCCCCGCGCATGATCGCGCAGGCGCGCGGCAAGCTCGCGGGCCACGACGCCGCGTTCCTGGTCGGGGACGCCACCGAACCACCCGTGGGAGAGCAGCGGTTCGACGCCGTCCTGGTGCGCCATGTCCTGTGGGCGCTGCCCGGTCCTTCGGCCGTCCTGCGCCACTGGGCCGGGCTGCTCGCTCCCGGCGGGCGGCTGGTACTGGTCGAGGGCCGCTGGGGTGAGGCCGAGCCGATCGGCATCCCGGCCGGCGAACTCGCCGCCCTGGTCGAGCCGTTGGCGGCACACACCCGTGTCGACGACCTTTCGCACGACCCGGTGCTGTGGGGCAAGGAGGTGGCCGACGAGCGGTATGCGCTGATCGCCGAGCTTCCGCCCGGCATACCGAAGTGA
- a CDS encoding SpoIIE family protein phosphatase, whose protein sequence is MSASQSSRLSGDGVFDLTRTAVVMADRAGVAQGWTAGAERLLGYRVSEAVGRPLADLFAGVGAGSEQDGRWETRLASADGWSGLEAVRHKDGHRLDLEFRVLPVMDAHSGFSRLVLAAEMARTPWSGASRSFLEGILGMSPIGVAMVNADLQFVWLNDALEQMGGTSREQRLGKRLAEVQPGLAVEAIEAEMGRVLRTGTPSVGYEYLGRPQSDPEREHAYSTSFFRLEDEAGQVLGICYMVLDVTEGYRARQRMALLNKAGERIGSSLDVWQTAQELADAAVPDLADFVTVDLLDALLSGEEAAPGPLDAADLLTMRRAGAQSVHEGCPEAGVAIGEPTAYPPSAPVVASLTKGESTLFGTLDPADGDRSAEDPVRAAHLRALGFHSLMVVPLRARGVFLGAAAFARWQATGPFQPDDLVLAEEFVTRAAISIDNARRYTREHTAALTLQHSLLPRDLPEQCAVEAAYRYLPADSLSGVGGDWFDVIPLSGARVALVVGDVVGHGMHAAATMGRLRAAVQALADLDLSPEEVLAHLDDMLNRVAHDTNADDGVIGATCLYAVYDPVSCRCTLARAGHPAPLLVGPDGAGKLLDLPTGPPLGLGGMPFESVELPLREGSLLALYTNGLLLGKALDLDGGISRLRQALADPQAPLEDICETVIGGLPGGRPVDDVALLLARTRAVPHSRLATWEIPADPSAVGEARRTAARLLREWDLEDLGFSTELIVSELVTNAIRHASGPIGLRMIRAGELICEVSDASSTTPHLRHARTTDEGGRGLFLIARYAQRWGTRYTAQGKIIWAELPLGPATGTAPPADLGPLLEDRDDQADFTGAEGR, encoded by the coding sequence ATGAGTGCTTCCCAGAGCAGCCGTCTCTCCGGAGACGGGGTCTTCGACCTCACACGGACGGCCGTGGTGATGGCCGATCGCGCAGGGGTGGCGCAGGGCTGGACCGCGGGCGCCGAGCGGCTTCTGGGGTATCGGGTGTCCGAGGCCGTCGGCCGGCCGCTGGCGGACCTTTTCGCCGGGGTGGGTGCAGGCTCGGAACAGGACGGCAGGTGGGAGACCCGGCTGGCGTCGGCGGACGGCTGGAGCGGGCTGGAGGCCGTACGCCACAAGGACGGGCACCGGCTCGACCTGGAGTTCCGCGTGCTGCCGGTCATGGATGCCCACAGCGGCTTCTCGCGTCTGGTCCTTGCCGCCGAGATGGCTCGGACGCCGTGGTCAGGGGCGAGCCGGTCGTTTCTGGAGGGCATTCTCGGCATGTCGCCGATCGGTGTGGCCATGGTCAACGCCGATCTGCAGTTCGTCTGGCTGAACGACGCCCTGGAGCAGATGGGCGGTACCAGCCGCGAGCAGCGCCTCGGGAAGCGCCTGGCGGAGGTGCAGCCGGGCTTGGCCGTGGAGGCCATCGAGGCGGAAATGGGCCGGGTACTGCGTACCGGCACCCCCTCGGTCGGCTACGAATACCTCGGGCGCCCGCAGTCCGATCCCGAGCGCGAGCACGCCTACTCCACGTCGTTCTTCCGGCTGGAGGACGAGGCGGGACAGGTGCTCGGCATCTGCTACATGGTCCTCGATGTCACGGAGGGTTACCGGGCCCGGCAGCGGATGGCGCTGCTGAACAAGGCAGGGGAACGCATCGGCAGCTCCCTGGACGTCTGGCAGACCGCGCAGGAACTCGCCGATGCGGCGGTGCCGGATCTCGCCGACTTCGTCACCGTCGATCTGCTCGATGCGCTGCTCTCCGGGGAGGAGGCGGCGCCAGGACCGCTGGATGCGGCGGATCTGCTGACCATGCGCCGGGCGGGAGCGCAGTCCGTCCACGAGGGCTGTCCCGAGGCGGGGGTCGCCATCGGGGAGCCGACCGCCTATCCCCCGTCGGCGCCCGTGGTGGCGAGCCTCACCAAGGGCGAATCCACGCTGTTCGGGACGCTGGATCCCGCCGACGGTGACCGGTCGGCCGAGGACCCGGTCCGGGCGGCGCATCTGCGGGCCCTGGGCTTCCACTCGCTGATGGTGGTGCCGCTGCGGGCGCGGGGCGTCTTCCTGGGAGCGGCCGCGTTCGCCCGCTGGCAGGCCACCGGGCCGTTCCAGCCCGACGACCTGGTGCTCGCCGAGGAATTCGTCACCCGCGCCGCGATCTCCATCGACAACGCCCGCCGGTACACCCGCGAGCACACCGCGGCCCTCACCCTCCAGCACAGCCTGCTGCCGCGCGATCTGCCCGAGCAGTGCGCGGTGGAAGCCGCCTACCGCTATCTGCCGGCCGATTCGCTCAGCGGGGTCGGCGGCGACTGGTTCGATGTGATCCCGCTGTCCGGGGCCCGGGTCGCGCTGGTGGTCGGCGATGTGGTCGGTCACGGAATGCATGCCGCGGCCACCATGGGACGGCTGCGCGCCGCGGTACAGGCGCTCGCGGACCTGGACCTGTCCCCGGAAGAGGTGCTGGCGCATCTGGACGACATGCTCAACCGGGTCGCCCACGACACGAACGCCGACGACGGCGTCATCGGAGCCACCTGTCTGTACGCCGTCTACGACCCCGTCAGCTGCCGCTGCACGCTGGCCCGCGCCGGCCACCCGGCCCCGCTGCTCGTCGGCCCCGACGGCGCGGGCAAGCTGCTGGATCTGCCGACCGGCCCGCCGCTGGGGCTGGGCGGTATGCCCTTCGAGTCCGTCGAACTGCCGTTGCGGGAAGGGAGTCTGCTGGCCCTTTACACCAACGGGCTGCTGCTGGGGAAGGCCCTCGACCTCGACGGCGGGATCAGCAGGCTGCGGCAGGCACTGGCCGATCCGCAGGCTCCGCTGGAGGACATCTGCGAGACGGTGATCGGCGGTCTGCCGGGCGGGCGGCCGGTCGACGATGTGGCGCTGCTGCTGGCCCGTACCCGGGCCGTGCCCCACTCCCGGCTGGCCACGTGGGAGATCCCCGCCGACCCGTCCGCGGTCGGCGAGGCCCGCCGGACCGCGGCCCGCCTGCTGCGGGAATGGGATCTGGAGGATCTCGGCTTCTCCACCGAACTGATCGTCAGTGAACTGGTCACCAACGCCATCCGGCACGCCTCCGGGCCGATCGGCCTGCGGATGATCCGCGCGGGCGAGCTGATCTGCGAGGTCTCGGACGCCAGCAGCACCACCCCGCACCTGCGCCATGCGCGGACCACCGACGAGGGGGGCCGCGGGCTGTTCCTCATCGCCCGCTACGCCCAGCGGTGGGGCACCCGCTACACCGCCCAAGGAAAGATCATCTGGGCCGAACTGCCGCTCGGCCCGGCCACCGGGACCGCCCCGCCGGCCGACCTCGGCCCCCTCCTCGAAGACCGCGACGACCAGGCGGACTTCACGGGGGCGGAGGGGCGGTAG
- a CDS encoding lytic polysaccharide monooxygenase: MTARRKAAGIALAGIGPLALTVLTASPAAAHGSMTDPVSRVSACFAEGPESPKSAACKAAVRAGGTQALYDWNGVRDGEAGGRSKARIPDGKLCSANNPEYKGLDLPRADWPSSRMRAGSHTFHYKATAPHKGYFELYLTKSSYNPAKPLKWSDLESKPFAKVTDPKLTNGEYVFNGKVPARSGRHLIYSIWQRSDSPEAFYTCSDVVFGKDSGQAAAKPAPTASAPTALQLAAGADKSSMDMSGHDHGGSGTGTHTDAGAHSGAVTPADADAPAPGGSSQAGGNAPQAQGGGKPAGGQQLAETGGDGSTAPLAIGGAAVLAMGAGVLLATTRRKAARHRG, from the coding sequence ATGACCGCTCGTCGCAAGGCCGCCGGGATCGCACTGGCCGGTATCGGCCCGCTCGCGCTCACCGTGCTCACCGCGAGCCCGGCCGCCGCGCACGGTTCGATGACGGACCCGGTCAGCCGGGTGTCGGCATGCTTCGCGGAGGGGCCCGAGAGCCCGAAGTCCGCGGCGTGCAAGGCGGCCGTGCGGGCCGGCGGCACCCAGGCGCTCTACGACTGGAACGGCGTACGGGACGGCGAAGCGGGCGGCCGGTCCAAGGCCCGTATCCCGGACGGCAAGCTGTGCAGCGCCAACAACCCCGAGTACAAGGGCCTGGATCTGCCCCGCGCCGACTGGCCCTCCTCCAGGATGCGGGCGGGCAGCCACACCTTCCACTACAAGGCCACCGCGCCCCACAAGGGGTACTTCGAGCTGTACCTCACCAAGAGCAGCTACAACCCGGCCAAGCCGTTGAAGTGGTCCGACCTGGAGTCGAAACCGTTCGCGAAGGTCACCGACCCGAAGCTGACCAACGGGGAGTACGTCTTCAACGGAAAGGTTCCGGCCCGGTCCGGGCGCCATCTGATCTACAGCATCTGGCAGCGGTCGGACAGCCCGGAGGCGTTCTACACCTGCTCGGACGTGGTCTTCGGGAAGGACAGCGGCCAGGCGGCGGCGAAGCCCGCGCCGACCGCCTCGGCACCGACCGCCCTCCAGCTCGCGGCGGGCGCCGACAAGTCGTCCATGGACATGAGCGGGCACGACCATGGAGGCAGCGGCACCGGCACCCACACCGATGCCGGCGCCCACTCCGGTGCCGTCACTCCGGCGGACGCCGATGCCCCCGCGCCGGGCGGCAGTTCGCAGGCCGGCGGCAACGCCCCGCAGGCCCAGGGCGGCGGCAAGCCGGCCGGGGGCCAGCAGCTGGCGGAGACCGGTGGTGACGGCTCCACCGCCCCGCTGGCCATCGGCGGCGCCGCCGTCCTGGCCATGGGCGCCGGGGTGCTGCTCGCCACCACCCGCCGCAAGGCCGCCCGGCACCGCGGCTGA
- a CDS encoding helix-turn-helix domain-containing protein has translation MARPSRFATPQLLDAAVRLAAESGPSGVTMSAVAAAVGAPSGSLYHRFAGRPALLAEVWLRTVEDFQEGYFTALESSEDPRAGGRAAARHIVAWSRTHPAEASLLLYGEHDFGWDDWSDEHLLRAEEGNIQVRAAMAALAGALGWHGRAGLDRVTLAVIDLPLSLVRRHLHGRCPLPAHAEDLAEQCTDALLADD, from the coding sequence ATGGCCAGGCCCTCCCGCTTCGCTACCCCGCAGCTCCTCGACGCCGCCGTACGGCTGGCAGCCGAGTCCGGGCCGTCGGGCGTCACCATGTCCGCGGTCGCGGCGGCCGTCGGCGCGCCCAGCGGCTCGCTCTACCACCGCTTCGCCGGCCGCCCGGCGCTGCTCGCCGAGGTGTGGCTGCGCACCGTCGAGGACTTCCAGGAGGGCTACTTCACGGCCCTTGAATCGTCGGAGGACCCGCGCGCCGGGGGCCGGGCGGCGGCCCGGCACATCGTCGCGTGGAGCCGCACCCATCCGGCCGAGGCCTCGCTGCTCCTGTACGGGGAGCACGACTTCGGGTGGGACGACTGGTCCGACGAGCATCTGCTCCGTGCGGAAGAGGGGAACATCCAGGTACGGGCGGCCATGGCGGCGCTCGCGGGGGCGCTGGGGTGGCACGGCCGAGCGGGCCTGGACCGGGTGACGCTCGCCGTCATCGATCTTCCGCTGTCGCTGGTGCGCCGCCACCTGCACGGCAGATGCCCGCTGCCCGCGCACGCCGAGGACCTGGCGGAACAGTGCACCGATGCCCTGCTGGCGGACGACTGA
- a CDS encoding alpha/beta fold hydrolase, giving the protein MKLRWSRALTLLPALALALGVTTTPAVAEAPTTPAVAHPSPATTPAGDAARRPSHLTVRSGWNNYSCKPSADHPRPVVLVHGTLGNAIDNWLGLAPYLVARGYCVFSLDYGQLPGVPFFHGLGPVDASAQQLADYVDRVLAATGTSKVDIVGHSQGGMMPRVYLKFHGGAGKVNALVGLAPDNHGTDLDGLTRLLPYFPGAKQYLDKATPGLSDQIVGSDILNRLNEGGDTVPGVHYTVIATKYDEVVTPYRTQFLSGPDVHNVVLQDLCAVDISEHVAIGLADRLAFHETANALDPAHATPTTCLSG; this is encoded by the coding sequence ATGAAGCTGCGCTGGTCAAGAGCGCTCACCCTCCTTCCCGCCCTCGCCCTGGCCCTCGGTGTCACCACCACGCCCGCCGTCGCCGAGGCCCCCACCACGCCCGCCGTCGCCCACCCGTCGCCCGCCACCACCCCGGCCGGAGACGCTGCGCGCCGCCCCTCTCATCTCACCGTCCGCAGCGGCTGGAACAACTACTCCTGCAAGCCCTCCGCCGACCACCCGCGGCCGGTGGTCCTGGTGCACGGCACCCTGGGCAACGCCATCGACAACTGGCTGGGTCTCGCGCCCTACTTGGTGGCCCGCGGCTACTGCGTCTTCTCCCTGGACTACGGGCAGCTGCCCGGCGTCCCGTTCTTCCACGGGCTGGGGCCGGTCGATGCCTCCGCCCAGCAGCTCGCCGACTACGTGGACCGGGTGCTGGCCGCCACCGGCACCTCGAAGGTCGATATCGTCGGCCACTCGCAGGGCGGCATGATGCCGCGGGTGTACCTGAAGTTCCACGGCGGCGCGGGCAAGGTGAACGCGCTGGTCGGGCTGGCTCCCGACAATCACGGCACCGACCTGGACGGGCTGACCCGCCTGCTGCCCTACTTCCCCGGCGCCAAGCAGTACCTCGACAAGGCGACCCCCGGGCTGTCCGACCAGATCGTGGGCTCCGACATCCTCAACCGCCTCAACGAGGGCGGCGACACCGTCCCCGGAGTGCACTACACCGTCATCGCGACCAAGTACGACGAGGTCGTCACCCCCTACCGGACCCAGTTCCTGAGCGGCCCCGACGTGCACAACGTCGTGCTCCAGGACCTGTGCGCCGTCGACATCTCCGAGCATGTGGCCATCGGGCTCGCCGACCGCCTCGCCTTCCACGAGACGGCCAACGCCCTCGACCCGGCGCACGCCACCCCGACCACCTGCCTGTCCGGCTGA
- a CDS encoding pyridoxamine 5'-phosphate oxidase family protein — translation METAGTADLTGIVEVSSEGELRELIGEPSSHAAHKTRHRLHDLDRRWLARSPFCVIATADARGRCDVSPKGDPAGFTHVLDDTTLVIPDRPGNKRLDGMMNILGNPHVGLDYFVPGRGDTLRINGRARLLRDAPFFDELTVKGNRPRLALLVEVEEVFYHCSKAFLRSELWNPETWQPDAMPSRARIVKGVELQDMPLEELERHYGPEYAKRLYG, via the coding sequence ATGGAGACGGCAGGGACAGCGGATCTGACCGGCATTGTGGAGGTTTCGTCGGAGGGGGAACTGCGCGAGCTGATCGGCGAACCCAGCTCCCACGCGGCGCACAAGACCCGCCATCGGCTGCACGACCTCGACCGCCGGTGGCTGGCCCGCTCGCCGTTCTGTGTGATCGCCACCGCGGATGCGCGAGGCCGGTGCGATGTCTCGCCCAAGGGCGACCCGGCGGGCTTCACCCACGTCCTGGACGACACCACCCTGGTGATCCCGGACCGCCCCGGCAACAAGCGCCTGGACGGCATGATGAACATCCTCGGCAATCCGCATGTCGGGCTGGACTACTTCGTCCCGGGGCGCGGTGACACCCTGCGGATCAACGGCCGCGCCCGGCTGCTGCGCGACGCCCCGTTCTTCGACGAGCTGACCGTGAAGGGCAACCGCCCGCGACTGGCGCTGCTGGTGGAGGTGGAGGAGGTCTTCTACCACTGCTCCAAGGCGTTCCTGCGCTCGGAGCTGTGGAATCCGGAGACCTGGCAGCCGGACGCCATGCCCTCGCGGGCCCGGATCGTCAAGGGCGTCGAGCTCCAGGACATGCCGCTGGAGGAGCTGGAGCGGCACTACGGCCCGGAGTACGCAAAGAGGCTCTACGGCTGA
- a CDS encoding helix-hairpin-helix domain-containing protein, whose amino-acid sequence MTPAPRPPALPPEPSGVPSRPSAAPVEPSAAPQQPGMLHIRFRAADDTPVSAGDFEQLLRLLARFTPVIEALPPDAVLADVRGALRYFDRDAAGIAELVRLRALAWHGVRCTIGIGANPLLARMAARAAAPGEIRAVPEDTEAVAAFLDRRPASALHGVGPATARALCAYGLDSIGRVAAAPPATLQRILGAKTGRLVYERARGIDPTPVTPNAAARSMGAEHRFAHDELDPARRRRALLSLADDLGARMRASGQVARALTLTVRYADRSTTTRTRRLDGPTAHGPALTGAAYALHAALGLQRARVRSVALRAEDLCRAELAARQLTFDPSDDKAHRIEAAVDRAKARFGAGSVRPAATLGPHGRTPPPPLPPPGTKPLGPGAARP is encoded by the coding sequence ATGACCCCCGCGCCGAGGCCGCCCGCGCTACCGCCGGAGCCGTCCGGCGTACCGTCGAGGCCGTCCGCAGCCCCCGTGGAGCCGTCCGCCGCCCCGCAGCAGCCGGGCATGCTCCACATCCGCTTCCGGGCCGCCGACGACACCCCCGTGAGCGCCGGAGATTTCGAGCAACTGCTGCGGCTGCTGGCGCGGTTCACCCCGGTGATCGAGGCGCTGCCGCCGGACGCCGTGCTGGCGGATGTGCGCGGTGCGCTGCGCTACTTCGACCGGGACGCGGCGGGCATCGCCGAACTGGTGCGGCTGCGCGCGCTGGCCTGGCACGGCGTACGGTGCACGATCGGGATCGGCGCCAACCCGCTGCTCGCCCGGATGGCGGCCCGGGCAGCCGCACCCGGGGAGATCCGGGCCGTCCCCGAGGACACCGAGGCCGTCGCCGCCTTCCTCGACCGCCGCCCGGCCTCGGCACTGCACGGCGTCGGCCCGGCCACCGCCCGCGCCCTGTGCGCGTACGGGCTCGACAGCATCGGCCGGGTCGCCGCCGCACCGCCCGCGACCCTGCAGCGGATCCTCGGCGCGAAGACCGGCCGCCTCGTGTACGAGCGGGCCCGCGGCATCGACCCGACGCCGGTGACGCCCAACGCCGCGGCCCGCTCGATGGGCGCGGAACACCGCTTCGCCCACGACGAACTGGACCCGGCCAGACGCCGCCGGGCGCTGCTCTCGCTCGCCGACGACCTCGGTGCCCGGATGCGCGCGAGCGGGCAGGTGGCCCGTGCGCTCACCCTCACCGTCCGCTACGCCGACCGCTCCACCACGACCCGCACCCGGCGGCTGGACGGGCCGACCGCGCACGGGCCCGCGCTGACCGGGGCGGCCTATGCGCTGCATGCCGCGCTCGGGCTGCAGCGGGCGCGGGTACGGTCCGTGGCGCTGCGCGCGGAGGATCTGTGCCGTGCCGAACTCGCCGCGCGGCAGCTGACCTTCGACCCCTCCGACGACAAGGCGCACCGCATCGAGGCGGCCGTCGACCGGGCCAAGGCGCGCTTCGGCGCGGGGAGCGTACGCCCCGCGGCGACACTCGGCCCGCACGGCCGTACGCCCCCGCCTCCGCTCCCGCCCCCGGGCACCAAGCCCCTCGGCCCCGGGGCCGCCCGGCCGTAG